The following is a genomic window from Pecten maximus chromosome 19, xPecMax1.1, whole genome shotgun sequence.
cccgcccctcaggccccctgggggtcagcctcaccatttgtataattttgaatccccacccaatagtgatgctaccaggcaaatattgcaatatccattgcttggtttcagagaagaagtcgcttatatcaacatagcccaattgaccacatttggccccgcccctcaggcccctgggggttagctccatcatttgtacaatttttaatccccactccatagtgatgctaccaggcaaatatgagcgatatccattgcttgatttcagagaagaagtcgtttatattaagagagccaaattgaccccttttggccccgcccctcagaccccttggaGTAATTTTTACAAAGATATCACAACTAATTAATCATTAAGATGAAAGAAAAAACCATCTTAAAATTATTTCTGgatgtaaattatttcaaaatatgcaTGTCATGATCATATACATTTATGCACTTTGTATTCTCAATACTTGACAGGGAGATCTTTGTTGATAAAGTATTGTCACATTAAAATGTCCATATTGTACAGAGGAGGGAGATCTTTGTTAATAAAGTGTTGTCATACTGAAATGTCCATATTGTATAGAGGAGGGAGATCTTTTAACATAAACATCCCTTCTGGCTGACAACCTTggattataaatatttctatgGAGTGATGAACAGACTGGATTGTGCttaaaaaaatctacatttaagtaaatatattatacacttataattttacatgatatacctgtaaacTGTGTTAGAGTTAAACTTAGGCGACACATAATTGTAAATTTGATCATATGAGAAAAATGcacatttaaaaatacatatatgatatacatcTGGTATAAATAATCTACTTTACAACCACTCAACTGCCGACAAAAAGAAGATAAGATATATACAAGATTGTGGTTGAGTTGAAGCAGTGGTGTTTTTGCTAAATTATTTAGAATCACATGAAATCTACCACAACGAGACTGGAATAATAGTCCCCAgagaaattcaaatttaaaaacacTTCCTGATCCATGATAGAACAAACAAAGAAATTTGGTGGTAAAAGCTTTGCTTAATATCAAATGCAGAGATGTCAGTAACTCAAAAGGGAGCTAAATCTCCAGAATCACACTTCAAAAAATTACTTACATTGTAGGGTTTCCATGACAATGTGCCCAATATTGGTATTGATGAGGACTTCAACGGATGATTTCAAGATAATATATATGCCTCAAATTATCAACCAAGCAAAATTTCTAAACCTTCGTAAAGTTAATACAAAAATAGACCTATCAAAGTtgttataaagtatatattgtctccatgatgttaaaatgttaactTGACTCCAtgagaaaacaatttaaaaggAAAGTCTGTATGTCATGTGACATTTAATAGTCATGTGACATTTAATAGGCATGTGACATTAAAtagtcatgtgacattaaatagtcatgtgacattaaatagtcatgtgacattaaatagtcatgtgacattaaatagtcatgtgacattaaataGTCATGTGACATATTGTTTATTCACCAGATCATTATGTTACTCTCACCAACAAAGAGCAGATAACTCTGTACTAAGACGGACTCCCAGATAAAAGATCTGACAGATGTAAGAGTCTTACACATTCACTTTTTCATGAAATCAGCCAGAAAAAGATCTTTGGTCAGCTGACTTGTCGTAAGTGGTAAAAGATCCACAGGTGGTTTAATGTTGTCTTTAAATTCTGCCTGTTGGATCTGAGAATTGATTCTGATCACCATCTTTTGTATCTCGATACTGGAACTAGGTTTTAATTCTTTTAGTTGACAACACAACAATTTAACAAACCTGGACATCACATTTTGTTCATCTGTGTTATTCACCGGAACTTCATTCCAAATTTCTCCTGAAATGAATTCAATCAATACGATGATTTCCAGTTGTACACATTTTTGTTCAGTAAAGTATACAAATGTTAGTGAAACAAAGAGGTGAGATCTCATATTTCTATTTAATGTATTATTCTTTTATAACACGTTTCCTTTTCAGCACTGGGTCACAAACAAACCTTAAATTACTTATTTCAAAAATGATTGCTCATCTTTCAGTGATATCTGGTTGAAATGGCTTATTACCCAATCCCTCTGTCCCTAGGCATTGAACCAACCTCATTTATATCTATTCTGATTCACAAATGACGTTTCACACCAAATTATCAGCTTTTGAGCAGATTTTTGAAAGAGATAGTTTGCGCTCAGAGCTCAATGACAAAGCACAATCACTATAGATTATCTTGACCCTTCGATCAGATTACTTAACTCATTTCCTATTCAATATCACACTAAATTTCCCAAgtaatgtcatattcctgttAATAACACATTTCCCttgtaatgtcatattcctgttAATAACACATTTCCCATGTAATGtcattcctgtttataacacatttcctatgtaatgtcatattcctgtttataacaaatTTCCCATGCAAtgtcatattcctgtttataacacattccctatgtaatgtaatattcctgtttataacaaatTTTACTTTATGATGTCgtattcctgtttataacacatttCCTATGTAATGtcattcctgtttataacacattccctatgtaatgtaatattcctgtatataacacattccctatgtaatgtaatattcctgtatataacacattccctatgtaatgtaatattcctgtatataacacattccctATGTAATGtcattcctgtttataacacattccctatgtaatgtaatattcctgtatataacacattccctATGTAATGtcattcctgtttataacacattcCCTATGTAATGtcattcctgtttataacacattccctatgtaatgtaatattcctgtatataacacattcccaatgtaatgtaatattcctgtttataacacatctccatgtaatgtcatattcctgCTTATAACACATTTCCaatgtaatgtcatattcctgttAATAACACATTCCCTATGTAATGtcattcctgtttataacacattcCCTATGTAATGtcattcctgtttataacacattccctatgtaatgtaatattcctgtatataacacattcccaatgtaatgtaatattcctgtttataacacattccctatgtaatgtaatattcctgtttataacacatttCCCTTTAAATGTCATATTCCTGTTAATAACACATTTCCCATGTTAtgtcatattcctgtttataacaaatTTTACTTTATGATGTTgtattcctgtttataacacattccctatgtaatgtaatattcctgtatataacacattccctatgtaatgtaatattcctgtatataacacattccctATGTAATGtcattcctgtttataacacattccctatgtaatgtaatattcctgtatataacacattccctATGTAATGtcattcctgtttataacacattcCCTATGTAATGtcattcctgtttataacacattccctatgtaatgtaatattcctgtatataacacattcccaatgtaatgtaatattcctgtttataacacatctccatgtaatgtcatattcctgCTTATAACACATTTCCaatgtaatgtcatattcctgtttataacacattcCCTATGTAATGtcattcctgtttataacacattcCCTATGTAATGtcattcctgtttataacacattccctatgtaatgtaatattcctgtatataacacattccctatgtaatgtaatattcctgtttataacacattccctatgtaatgtaatattcctgtttataacacatttCCCTTTAAATGTCATATTCCTGTTAATAACACATTTCCCATGTTAtgtcatattcctgtttataacaaatTTTACTTTATGATGTTgtattcctgtttataacacatttcctatgtaatgtcatattcctgtttataacacattccctatgtaatgtaatattcctgtttataacaaatTTTACTTTATGATGTCgtattcctgtttataacacatttCCTATGTAATGtcattcctgtttataacacattccctatgtaatgtaatattcctgtttataacacatttcccttgtaatgtcatattcctgttAATAACACATTTCCCATGTAATGtcattcctgtttataacacatttcctatgtaatgtcatattcctgtttataacaaatTTCCCATGCAAtgtcatattcctgtttataacacattccctatgtaatgtaatattcctgtttataacaaatTTTACTTTATGATGTCgtattcctgtttataacacatttCCTATGTAATAtcattcctgtttataacacattccctatgtaatgtaatattcctgtatataacacattccctatgtaatgtaatattcctgtatataacacattccctatgtaatgtaatattcctgtatataacacattccctATGTAATGtcattcctgtttataacacattccctatgtaatgtaatattcctgtatataacacattccctATGTAATGtcattcctgtttataacacattcCCTATGTAATGtcattcctgtttataacacattcCCTATGTAATGtcattcctgtttataacacattccctatgtaatgtaatattcctgtatataacacattcccaatgtaatgtaatattcctgtttataacacattccctatgtaatgtaatattcctgtttataacacatttCCCTTTAAATGTCATATTCCTGTTAATAACACATTTCCCATGTTAtgtcatattcctgtttataacaaatTTTACTTTATGATGTTgtattcctgtttataacacatttcctatgtaatgtcatattcctgtttataacacattccctatgtaatgtaatattcctgtttataacaaatTTTACTTTATGATGTCgtattcctgtttataacacatttCCTATGTAATGtcattcctgtttataacacattccctatgtaatgtaatattcctgtatataacacattccctatgtaatgtaatattcctgtttataacacattccctatgtaatgtaatattccGGTTTATAACACATTTCCCTTTAAATGTCATATTCCTGTTAATAACACATTTCCCATGTTATGTCATATTcctgtttaaaacaaattttacttTATGATGTCgtattcctgtttataacacatttcctatgtaatgtcatattcctgtttataacacattccctatgtaatgtaatattcctgtttataaccAATTTTACTTTATGAAGTCgtattcctgtttataacacatttCCTATGTAATGtcattcctgtttataacacattccctatgtaatgtaatattcctgtttataacacatttcctatgtaatgtcatattcctgtttattACACATCTCCATTtaatgtcatattcctgtttataGCACATCTCCATTtaatgtcatattcctgttAATAACAAATTTcccatgtaatgtcatattcctgtttataacacattcCCCATGCAAtgtcatattcctgtttataacacatctccatgtaatgtcatattcctgtttataacacattcCCTATATAATGTCATATTCCTGCTTATAACACATTCcctatgtaatgtaatattcctgtttaaaacaaattttacttTATGATGTCgtattcctgtttataacacatttCCTATGTAATGtcattcctgtttataacacattccctatgtaatgtaatattcctgtttataacacatttcctatgtaatgtaatattccTGTTTATTACACATCtccatgtaatgtcatattcctgtttataacacattccctatgtaatgtaatattccTGTTTATTACACATCtccatgtaatgtcatattcctgATTATAACACATTTCCCttgtaatgtcatattcctgtttataacacatttcccatgtaatgtcatattcctgtttataacacattccctatgtaatgtaatattcctgtttataacaaatttcccatgtaatgtcatattcctgATTATAACACATTCCCCATGCAAtgtcatattcctgtttataacacatctccatgtaatgtcatattcctgCTTATAACACATTTCCAATGTAATGTCgtattcctgtttataacacattccctatgtaatgtaatattccTGTTTATTACACATTCcctatgtaatgtaatattcctgtttaaaacaaattttacttTATGATGTCgtattcctgtttataacacatttCCTATTTAATGtcattcctgtttataacacattccctatgtaatgtaatattcctgtttataacacatttcctatgtaatgtcatattcctgATTATTACACATTCCCtatgtaatgtcatattcctgtttataacacattccctatgtaatgtcatattcctgtttattACACATCTCCATTtaatgtcatattcctgtttataGCACATCTCCATTTAATGCCATATTCCTGTTAATAACAAATTTcccatgtaatgtcatattcctgtttataacacattcCCCATGCAAtgtcatattcctgtttataacacatctccatgtaatgtcatattcctgttGATAACACATTTcccatgtaatgtcatattcctgtttataacacattcCCTATGTAATGTCgtattcctgtttataacacatttCCAATGTAATGtcattcctgtttataacacattccctatgtaatgtaatattcctgtttataacacatttcccatgtaatgtcatattcctgtttataacacattcccgatgtaatgtcatattcctgtttattACACATCtccatgtaatgtcatattcctgtttataacacatttcccatgtaatgtcatattcctgtttataataCATTCCCgatgtaatgtcatattcctgtttattACACATCtccatgtaatgtcatattcctgtttataacacattccctatgtaatgtaatattcctgtttataacacattccctatgtaatgtcatattcctgtttataacacattccctatgtaatgtcatattcctgtttataacacatttcccttgtaatgtcatattcctgtttataacacattccctatgtaatgtcatattcctgtttataacacatttcccttgtaatgtcatattcctgtttattACACATCtccatgtaatgtcatattcctgtttataacacattccctatgtaatgtaatattcctgtttataacacattttCCATGTAATATCATGTTTTTGCTCTGTCGGTCAAGCATGAAATATAATCAGGTGTAGAGATTCTATAGtgtaaatatcaatgtcataggATCAATGATCATGTGAAAAAATACACATCAAGTTTTCAGGGAAATGACTCTAAAGctgaataaatgaatttaaacaagaggctcatTGGCCCTTAAATGATCATCTGACTtactaggggtcagtcaggtcCAACATGTGCAtaaccatcaaactgtcatcacaTACCGATAATTCTTTGACCAAGTTTGAattgttttcaatatcaatCCAACAAATGATGCTCAAACAAGCAAATTTGTGGAATTTATATTCCCCGCTTTCCTGACATATAACACCATTGCCTTGGTGCCTTGACGATTATCACCTGTTATATTAAGAAGACAATTAAATTGTCTATTGTTATAGACAAAAAAGAGGAAAGACAAAGGATTACACATCATATTTAATAATTCTTAGTCATAGGAGTTCTAAAAATATTCTTGAACCTTACACTTACCTGCAAGTGCTGAGGAAAAATAGACAAAAATATCTGCTTGTATGGGAATCCTGATCCACCCAACCTCTGCGTCTGTACCACCAAATTGTCCACTTCTTGGTGTTGGAGGGTTGGTTGTCTCAGCctagaaaaaaatgatttccTGATTTAGAAATGTCCATTCCTCGCAATACATGGCCTGATTTAAGTAATCTACTTTGATGACCTGATTGGTAAACTATTCCCTTTGTTGGTGACCTACTTTGATGACCTGATTGGTAAACTGTTTATTACCTTCGTTGGTGACCTACTTTGATGACTGACTTTGATGACCTGATTGGTAAACTATTTATTACCCTCGTTGGTGACCTACTTTGATGACCTACTTTGATGACCTACTTTGATGACTTACTTTGATGACTGACTTTGATGACCTGATTGGTAAACTATTTATTACCCTCGTTGGTGACCTACTTTGATGACCTACTTTGATGACCTTCGTTGGTGATCTACCTTTGACGGATagttttcattactccttcctataaCCATTTTGTGGGAAATCCACACACAAAATGTAATTTCAATACCGACTTAAAAACCTTTTAATgactttgtcagaaacatctcatttaagggttttaatttaaaCAGTGAAATGAATAAAGATCTGATGTATATCACTGGTATATCataactagaacactgacatgTCAGTAAGGGCTCTGCCTTGTAGCAATTTATCCCCCAGAATCAACAAAAAGACATCTGCCTGAAAGACATATAGCTGAATTGgacatttgacattttgacgtCAAAAACGATTGCAAGaaaggaaaatatacatttcatatttgCTATGATGTGACTCTTGTTTCCTTCAACCTCCATATTTACTGGGCTAACAGATAATACTGGTGCAATCTTCATTTGTTAATTTTGAGTTGTTTTATTCCAAGTGCCAGGGTAATAGTCAGCGATCCACTTTGTCTTTGACTTTTGGacccaaatgaccttgacctttaatccAATGAggggctgtgatagctcagttaatcagtgaaaagatacaaaatagGGCCTTGACCTTCGAACCAGTGATCTTAACATTAAGTCAGCTAGTTTactctttatttcattctgaccaactttgcttcatattgtcataacaaaatgttcatcaatggaatgatacaaaatttgacctttgtTCAGTTGACTCTTTGTTTAATCCTGACCATCATTGCTTCAAAGAGTCatgacaaaatgttcatcagtgaaaagataaCAAAAGTTGACATTGACATCTGACCCAATGACATGGACCTTTGTTCAAttgactccttgtttaattctgaacaTTTTTGCTTCATCATGTCATAACACATGAGACCCAGATATTAGGTCTCATTTGCCAAATGATGCTCtagatcaaatttcatcaaaatccatttaacCATTCGGGAATAGTAGCAATTCAAATGATTTACCTCAATTCTCCCTATTAGGCCCTGACCAAACTACTAATCCTGACAACAAGGAAattctgttttgttttcctatttGATTATTAGATCTATAATCTGTTCCATTTAGAGAACCACAACCCAACCAGAACATTCTGGACTACACTGGTACACAActtatatagtgtataccatacctcaTGTTCCACGAACCAGTGACAGCTTTAACAATGGCTACCAAATGGCTAGTTAAGATAGCCACTACATGTAGTTgccttttttcttttccttatGAATCTCAAACCTGACCAAACACAACTATAAGGACCACAAGGATCCTAATAATCCTGACACTGGGCAAGAATCAGCTATGTTCTACACTCATTTAGTCTCCAAATGAAGAGAAGGAGCCGACAAAAGAGGCTGACCTAAGGGAGTAACATCAGGGGTCGAAATCAGGCCAATATCAGGGGTCATCAAAAGGGgctatcattataaaggagcCAATATAAACAGACAACATCAGGGGCCCACATAAGGGGTTAACATAAGGGGCCCACATAAGGGGTTAACATAAGGGGCCCACATAAGGGGTTGACATTAAAGTGCCCAACAAAAGAAACTCAAAGAGTCAGATACTGCCAGAAAGATATAACTTAAGGATGGACACACCATGGACTACAACAAACAACTTAAGGATGGACACACCATGGATTACAAAGGACAACTTAAGGATGGACACACCATGGATTACAAAGGACAACTTAAGGATGGACACACCATGGATTACAAAGGACAACTTAAGGATGGACACACCATGGATTACAAAGGACAACTTAAGGACGGACACACCATGGATTACAACAAACAACTTAAGGATGGACACACCATGGATTACAACAAACAACTTAAGGATGGACACACCATGGATTACAACAAACAACTTAAGGATGGACACACCATGGATTACAAAGGACAACTTAAGGTGGACACACCATGGACTACAACAAACAACTTAAGGATGGACACACCATGGATTACAAAGGACAACTTAAGGACGGACACACCATGGATTACAAAGGACAACTTAAGGTGGACACACCATGGATCACAAAGAACAACTTAAGGACGGACACACCATGGACTACAAAGGACAACTTAAGGATGGACACACCATGGACTACAAAGGGCAAGGATGGACACCATGGACTACAAAGGACAACATAAGGATGGACACACCATGGACTACAAAGGACAACTGAAGGATGGACACACCATGGACTACAAAGGACAACTTAAGGTGGACACACCATGGACTAAAAAGAGCAACTTAAGGACGGACACACTACAAAGGACAACTTAAGGACGGACACACTACAAAGGACAACTTAAGGACGGACACACCATGGACTACAAAGGACAACTTAAGGACGGACACACCATGGACTACAAAGAACAAGGATGGACACACCATGGATTACAAAGAACAACTTAAGGACGGACACACCATGGACTACAAAGGACAACTTAAGGACGGACACACTACAAAGGACAACTTAAGGATGGACACACCATGGACTACAAAGGACAACTTAAGGACGGACACACCATGGACTACAAAGAACAACTTAAGGATGGACACACCTTGGACTACAAAGGGCAACTTAAGGATGGACACACCATGGACTACAAAGGACAACTTTAGGATGGACACACCTCAAGCTACAAAGGGCAACTTAAGGATGGACACACCTCAAACTACAAAGGACAACTTAAGGTGGACACACCATGGATTACAAAGGACAACATAAGGATGGACACAAAGGACAACTTAAGGTGGACACACCATGGACTACAAAGGACAAGGATGGACAAACCATGGACTACTAAGGACAACTTAACTCTTTACCACTCAGACTTTCTTTGcaacaatgtatacatttactACTGCAGCGAACATTGTTGCTAGGTAACATACACTCAACACATGTAACAGTTTGATGTTGACATTTCCTCAGGCATTTTAAGATTTTAGTTAAATTTTTCACTTAATGAATTCAAATTATTCTCCTGAACATATTTTTAATGTAAAggtattaaatgtatacatttttgcAACCATCAAGACTTCATCTTCAAGATGGTATAAATTTCAtgcttgttttgtttcattttcaggCAAATTTCTcaattgaaatttgaatttaGAAATACTATACCTATTTACACAAAGTGATCTGTTTTATCATTGTTTGTACTTTTATATTCTACATATTTGTTCgtattttcaacaatttttgttatgaTATCCGGCTTAAACAAAAGATCAAAGTAATCTTTAGCTGTCGCTGTATCTTTGTCAAAATTTTGTGGCAAAACGGGGCCTGTAGATTGTGTAAACGGCTGCACAATAACATCATGCAAATCACTGTACCACTCATCGTCGTTGAAGATAGTGCGCTCATCACTGTCCGATTCCCCGCCTGATTCCTCGTCTGAACTGTATTGATTCGGAATTTCGACGTCCGATTCCCTATCATCATCTTCAGAATCATTATCACCCGAAAATCCTTCGAATTCATCGATGTCCGAGTTAAATACATCGTCAAGAATAATCTGCGTCTCCATTTTCTTTCACATTCTGTTTACTTTCGTTTTCGGTAGAAAATAAGAATAACAGCACGTTTCAGTGACGTGTCAGCGTTCTAATTTTATTGACCAATCAGTATGCAACACGTCTCACACAGTTTTGACAGTGACGCAGTTTTGGGGCCCCAGCAACACACTCTTAAAATAGCATGTCGCTCTGAGACGCTTCTGAGGAAATCCCGACATGGCGTTCGTGAGCGCTTCTGAGGAAACGAAGCCATAGAGTCGGACGGCGCTTACGCGGAAATAAAGATAGGGCGTCAGATGGCACTTACGCGTGGTAAAGAGTTAAGGATGGACACACCATGGACTACAAAGGACAAGGACGGACACACCATGGACTACAAAGGACAACTTAAGGACGGACACACCATGGACTACAAAGGACAAGGATGGACACACCATGGACTACAAAGAACAACTTAAGGATGGACACACCATGGACTACAAAGGACAACTTAAGGACGGACACACCATGGACTAAAAAGGACAACTTAAGGATGAACACACCATGGACTACAAAGGACAACTTTAGGATGAACA
Proteins encoded in this region:
- the LOC117317718 gene encoding caspase-7-like → MKTKSQWRIDHDLEQLKKTLEEKFKPKFKEIGIDDEMMISCFEKELQDVAQAISTCPKVGAFLCVFLGFGGSEYVYLGREKKKEIQKMEFADVVKHFNGENCKSLVMKPKMFFVQAETTNPPTPRSGQFGGTDAEVGWIRIPIQADIFVYFSSALAGEIWNEVPVNNTDEQNVMSRFVKLLCCQLKELKPSSSIEIQKMVIRINSQIQQAEFKDNIKPPVDLLPLTTSQLTKDLFLADFMKK